In Entomomonas moraniae, one DNA window encodes the following:
- a CDS encoding EamA family transporter has protein sequence MKLYGSLFVAIAAISYGFPASLMKLASLQGAQIGGLLFFVFFFAIIFLQILSFISSRKQKQQPLTLCKHIVVIGSGTSIALTNTCYFLALTHVPVAIAAVMLMQSVWIAIVLECLLNKRLPSLLQVVIVLLILLGTSLATNLWLVSSQVSVIGLFLGFLAAFCYALTIQFTNKLAPDISPIRKASMMSIGAFIVITLIWWRYIPVGSLWVEIRWGALISIFAMVLPLACLSYGMPRTPPGRGEIISSLELPAAIGIAWLLLSESITAAQLVGVIIIIASVMLSCIHNKHRQGRV, from the coding sequence ATGAAATTATATGGTTCTTTGTTTGTTGCCATTGCAGCAATAAGTTATGGTTTTCCCGCCTCTTTAATGAAGTTAGCCAGTTTGCAAGGGGCGCAAATAGGTGGGTTATTATTCTTTGTTTTTTTCTTTGCGATTATTTTTTTACAGATACTTTCCTTTATTTCCTCACGAAAACAAAAACAACAACCTTTAACATTATGTAAGCATATCGTTGTGATTGGTTCAGGAACCTCTATTGCGTTGACCAATACGTGTTATTTCTTGGCATTAACTCATGTACCTGTGGCCATTGCTGCTGTTATGTTGATGCAGTCAGTATGGATTGCGATTGTTTTAGAGTGCTTACTTAATAAACGCTTACCTTCACTTTTACAAGTGGTTATTGTATTGCTGATTTTATTGGGTACCTCATTGGCAACCAATCTATGGTTAGTTTCTAGTCAGGTTTCTGTAATAGGATTATTTTTGGGATTTTTGGCTGCTTTTTGTTATGCACTGACCATTCAGTTTACCAATAAGTTAGCCCCCGATATTTCACCGATTAGAAAAGCTAGCATGATGAGTATTGGTGCTTTTATTGTTATTACCTTGATTTGGTGGCGTTATATTCCTGTAGGGAGCTTGTGGGTAGAAATTCGATGGGGAGCACTCATTTCGATTTTTGCAATGGTACTGCCATTGGCTTGTTTGAGCTATGGAATGCCTAGAACGCCTCCCGGGCGTGGTGAAATTATTTCTTCTTTAGAGTTACCTGCTGCTATTGGCATTGCATGGTTATTATTGAGTGAAAGTATTACGGCGGCTCAACTGGTGGGGGTGATTATTATTATTGCCTCAGTTATGCTGAGCTGTATCCATAATAAGCATCGTCAGGGTAGAGTTTAA
- the hisC gene encoding histidinol-phosphate transaminase, whose product MNKYWSPLVDELSPYTPGEQPKVDKLVKLNTNENPYGPSPKVLEAIKQATTDSLRLYPNPDSDQLKQTIANYYDIEPEQVFLGNGSDEVLAIAFQALLKHDDEERPVLFPDVTYSFYPVYCGLYEIVYDAIELDELFQIRLRDYLKPNSGIIFPNPNAPTGILLPVDAIAQLLEENTESVVIVDEAYIDFGGESAVSLINQYPNLLVVQTLSKSRSLAGLRVGLAMGNADLIEALNRVKNSFNSYPLDRLAQAGAIAAFEDTDYFDETCQAIIDDREDLVSALEQLQFKVLPSAANFIFVRHLRLDAEMLASQLRKRGIIVRYFNKARINQFLRITVGTLEQNQLLVDAIVDILQTKD is encoded by the coding sequence ATGAATAAGTATTGGAGTCCTTTGGTGGATGAGCTAAGTCCTTATACGCCGGGGGAGCAACCTAAAGTGGATAAGTTGGTAAAATTAAATACCAATGAAAACCCTTATGGTCCCTCTCCCAAAGTATTAGAGGCGATTAAGCAGGCCACGACGGATAGTTTACGCTTGTATCCTAACCCTGATAGTGACCAGTTAAAACAAACGATTGCTAATTACTACGATATTGAACCTGAGCAAGTTTTTTTAGGTAACGGTTCTGATGAAGTGTTAGCAATAGCTTTTCAGGCTCTATTAAAACATGACGACGAAGAGCGGCCTGTTTTATTCCCTGATGTTACTTACAGCTTCTACCCCGTGTATTGTGGTCTTTACGAGATTGTTTATGATGCAATTGAGTTGGATGAGTTATTTCAAATCCGATTAAGAGATTACTTAAAACCAAATAGTGGTATTATTTTCCCTAACCCTAATGCGCCAACGGGTATTTTATTACCTGTTGATGCGATTGCTCAGTTATTGGAAGAAAATACCGAGTCAGTGGTGATTGTGGATGAAGCCTATATTGATTTTGGTGGTGAGTCAGCGGTTAGCTTGATCAATCAGTACCCTAATTTATTGGTTGTGCAAACACTTTCTAAATCAAGATCATTGGCAGGGCTTCGTGTAGGGCTCGCAATGGGTAATGCTGACTTAATTGAAGCATTAAACCGCGTGAAAAATAGTTTTAACTCTTATCCGCTTGACCGCTTGGCTCAAGCAGGCGCTATTGCTGCGTTTGAGGATACCGACTATTTTGATGAGACGTGCCAAGCGATTATTGATGATCGTGAAGATTTAGTCTCTGCCCTTGAGCAGTTACAATTTAAAGTATTACCTTCTGCGGCTAATTTTATTTTTGTACGGCATCTACGCTTAGATGCTGAAATGTTAGCCAGTCAGTTACGTAAAAGAGGGATTATTGTTCGTTATTTCAACAAAGCGCGCATTAATCAGTTTTTACGTATTACAGTAGGAACACTCGAGCAAAATCAATTGTTAGTGGATGCAATTGTGGATATTTTGCAAACTAAAGACTAA
- a CDS encoding DUF5339 family protein, with protein sequence MTKLAYALCLMMPLLTLAQTNKKESVYADSCNAFFEASDSFISGLEKNKFTSIYITQQKKIEHNKMMDQFKQQLASIPKKQQIETCDIMSKTIQNKIQQINNVKSDEDIQKLFPQLKN encoded by the coding sequence TTGACTAAACTTGCTTATGCACTATGTTTAATGATGCCGTTGCTTACTTTAGCACAGACTAATAAAAAGGAGTCCGTTTATGCCGACTCGTGTAATGCTTTTTTTGAAGCATCAGATTCTTTTATATCTGGCCTAGAAAAAAATAAATTTACCTCAATTTATATTACCCAACAAAAAAAAATCGAACATAATAAAATGATGGATCAATTTAAACAGCAACTCGCATCCATCCCCAAAAAGCAACAGATCGAAACTTGCGACATCATGTCTAAAACTATTCAAAACAAGATACAACAAATAAACAATGTAAAATCAGATGAAGACATTCAAAAACTCTTCCCACAGCTAAAAAATTAA
- the hisG gene encoding ATP phosphoribosyltransferase has product MLTIALSKGRILDETLPLLAEAGITPTENPEKSRKLIIPTTQEDVRILIVRATDVPTYVEYGAADLGVAGKDVLLEYDGDGLYEPLDLKIAQCKLMTAGVAGKPAPKGRLKIATKFVNIAKRYYAEQGQQVDIIKLYGSMELAPLVGLADKIIDVVDTGNTLRANGLEPQDFIATVSSRLIVNKAAMKMQHRRIQELIDTLRSAVESRQKP; this is encoded by the coding sequence ATGTTAACAATTGCATTATCCAAAGGACGAATTCTTGATGAAACTCTGCCACTTTTAGCAGAGGCAGGGATTACACCTACTGAAAATCCTGAAAAAAGTCGTAAATTAATCATTCCTACTACACAAGAAGATGTACGTATTTTGATCGTGCGTGCAACCGATGTGCCTACCTACGTGGAATATGGCGCTGCTGATTTAGGTGTGGCGGGGAAAGATGTGTTATTAGAGTATGATGGCGATGGCTTGTATGAACCGTTGGATTTAAAAATAGCACAGTGTAAATTAATGACGGCAGGGGTAGCAGGGAAACCAGCACCTAAAGGACGTTTAAAGATTGCAACCAAGTTCGTTAATATCGCCAAGCGCTATTATGCAGAGCAAGGGCAGCAAGTAGATATTATTAAGCTTTATGGTTCTATGGAGTTAGCGCCTTTAGTAGGGCTTGCCGATAAGATTATTGACGTGGTCGATACCGGCAATACTTTACGTGCCAATGGCCTAGAACCGCAAGACTTTATTGCTACGGTGAGTTCACGTTTAATTGTGAATAAAGCAGCGATGAAGATGCAACACCGACGTATTCAAGAGTTAATTGATACATTACGTAGTGCAGTAGAGTCTCGTCAAAAACCTTAA
- the hisD gene encoding histidinol dehydrogenase, whose product MSVNIRRLSSKQADFSKQMNDLLSWESVSDDAVNGRVLEIIKAIRERGDAALVEYSQKFDRVSAKSMADLTFDKARIQEALHRISPEQRKGLELSAERIRLYHEHQKQESWRYTEADGTILGQKITPLDRVGLYVPGGKASYPSSVLMNAVPAKVAGVQEVVMVVPTPDDEVNDIVLAAAAVAGVDRVFAVGGAQAVAALAYGTETVPPVDKIVGPGNIYVATAKRHVFGKVGIDMIAGPSEILVVCDGGTNPDWVAMDLFSQAEHDEDAQAILICEDAAFIDQVEASINKLLPTMEREKIIRTSLEARGALIHVGSKEEALEVANIVAPEHLELSVADPESWLPGIRHAGAIFMGRYTAESIGDYCAGPNHVLPTSGTARYSSPLGVYDFQKRSSIIFCSENGAAELGKTASVLARGESLTAHARSAEYRMKK is encoded by the coding sequence ATGTCAGTAAATATCCGTCGTTTGTCTAGTAAGCAGGCCGACTTTTCAAAGCAAATGAATGATTTGTTAAGCTGGGAAAGTGTTTCTGATGATGCGGTGAACGGCCGTGTATTAGAAATTATTAAAGCAATCAGAGAGCGTGGTGACGCGGCGCTTGTTGAATACTCACAAAAGTTTGACCGTGTGTCAGCAAAATCAATGGCGGATTTAACCTTTGATAAAGCGCGTATTCAAGAAGCTCTGCATCGTATTAGCCCTGAACAACGTAAAGGTTTGGAGTTATCTGCTGAGAGGATTCGATTATACCATGAGCATCAAAAGCAAGAGTCTTGGCGTTATACTGAGGCCGATGGTACGATCTTAGGGCAAAAAATTACCCCGCTTGATCGTGTAGGTTTATATGTCCCCGGTGGCAAGGCTTCTTATCCCTCTTCAGTATTAATGAATGCGGTTCCTGCGAAAGTGGCGGGTGTACAAGAAGTGGTAATGGTTGTGCCAACGCCCGATGATGAAGTGAATGATATTGTTCTAGCCGCCGCAGCTGTAGCCGGTGTTGATCGTGTTTTTGCAGTGGGTGGAGCACAAGCCGTAGCTGCATTGGCTTATGGTACAGAAACAGTCCCTCCTGTAGATAAGATTGTTGGCCCTGGTAATATCTATGTTGCTACAGCAAAGCGCCATGTATTTGGTAAAGTGGGCATTGATATGATCGCTGGCCCTTCCGAGATTCTTGTGGTCTGTGATGGTGGTACTAATCCTGATTGGGTTGCGATGGATTTATTCTCACAAGCTGAGCATGATGAAGATGCACAAGCTATTTTAATTTGTGAAGATGCAGCCTTTATCGATCAAGTGGAAGCCAGTATCAATAAATTATTGCCAACCATGGAGCGTGAAAAAATTATTCGCACTTCACTAGAAGCACGTGGCGCATTGATTCATGTGGGCTCAAAAGAAGAAGCATTAGAAGTGGCTAACATCGTAGCACCAGAGCATTTAGAGTTGTCTGTGGCTGATCCTGAATCATGGTTACCCGGTATTCGCCACGCGGGTGCTATTTTCATGGGGCGTTATACCGCAGAGTCTATTGGTGACTATTGTGCAGGGCCTAATCACGTATTACCCACATCAGGCACTGCGCGTTATTCTTCACCACTAGGTGTGTATGATTTCCAAAAACGTTCTTCAATTATTTTCTGTTCTGAGAATGGGGCAGCAGAGTTAGGTAAAACGGCTTCTGTGTTAGCGCGCGGTGAGTCGTTAACTGCTCACGCGCGTAGTGCTGAATATAGGATGAAAAAATAA